TTTTCCTGGATATGCATGAATTAGATCTCCTAAAAAAATCAAATAATCTGCCTCTCCATTCTCTTTTAAGCTATTGTAAGTTTTCAAAACTTGTCTAAAATCAAAACCGTTGCCATGTATATCCGACACAATCATTAACTTACCTGAAGAAATATCAAGAATCATATTTATAAAATATTAAAATTACCCATTAATAGATCTGTAAAAGTTCTATATTTTTAATAAATTAAAAAAGTTTGATCTATTTTTAAGTAACATTTTAAAATTAATATATCATGTTAAAGGAATTAATAAAAAATACTCACAAATATTTTTGGAATCTTAACAGCGACGGTGATGTTATTTTAGGAAGTTCGGACCTAGACCCAAAAGCAAGAGTAACTTTTACATATACTAAAAAATGGGTTTATATAGCTCCAATAGTGGAAGATATGCCAGGTACTTATATAGGTAAACCAGAAATTTTCCTTAAAAAAACTGCAGAATACGAACAAGTTGTTGAGTTAATAAAACTAGTAAAAGCTTTTTTAAAAACTGATTCCAAATTAAATCCTGATAAAACCTTCAAAAATACAATGAAACTGTTACGCAAATATTATCAGTAATAATATTCAGATGAGAAAATCACAACTTATCATTTTTGTTTGCTGCCTTTTTTTTGCTTTAAATGGATATGCACAAACAAATAAAAAACTTACAATCGGAGATCCATTCCCCACCATAAAAGGAAAACTACTCTCGTCGAAAAAAATAAGTATACCCGATCATTGTAAGGGTAAAGTGTCTGTATTAATAATTGCTTTTAAAAGAGAAACTCAAGCTCAGGTTAACACATGGACTCAACCTTTAATGAAAGAATTTGGCATGCATAAAGATTTCAGATTTATAGAAATCCCAATGATAAGTAGTTTCTTTAACTGGATGTCGGGCTATATCGACAATGGAATGCGCAAAGGAATTGTTCCTTCCATGCATAAAAATGTTATGACTTATTATGGTCCATTAAATTCCTATTATAAATATTTTGATGTTAGCGACAAAAAATTATGTTATGTGTTTTTATTAGATAGAAATGGCAATATTCTATTAATTGATAAAGGAAAAGCACAAGAGCGTAATCTGCTTTTATTAACAAATAAAATTAAAGAACTAATTGGTTCTTAAACACATTAATTCTAATTGCACCTTTTTCCTGATTTCTTCTGAAGTTTAGCTAATAAAATATAATTTTACGCTTTCAACATAAACACAAACAGAATGAACAAAAGAGGATTTGCAAGTGACAATTTTTCAGGAGTACTTCCTGAAGTAATGGAAGCCATTAATGAAGCTAACAATGGACACGTAATAGCTTATGGTGGAGATAATTATACAGAATCAGCAATTGATAAATTTAAGCAACTATTTGGAGATAATATTGATGTTTACTTTGCCTTTAATGGCACGGGCGCCAATGTTATTGCTTTATCAAGCTTAACACAATCTTATAATTCCATTATTTGTCCGGCAACAGCTCATATTCAGGTCGATGAATGCGGTGCTCCCGATAAGTTTACCGGTTGTAAAGTAATTCCTATTGATACACCTAACGGTAAACTGACTCCTGAATTAATTAAGCCTCAATTACATGGATTTGGCTTTGAGCATCACTCACAACCAAAAGTCATTTCAATTACTCAATGCACCGAATTAGGAACTGTATATACTCCCGAAGAAATAAAAGCCATTTGCGATTTAGCTCATGAAAACAATATGTACGTACACATGGATGGAGCTCGTCTTGCTAATGCTGTGGTAAGTTTAGATGTTGATGTGAAAGAGATTACAAGTAATGCAGGAATTGATGTTCTAAGTTTTGGTGGTACAAAAAATGGAATGATGCTAGGTGAAGCTGTAATTTTCTTTAATCCTGAATTATCAAAAAACACAAGATACATTCGTAAGCAAAGCATGCAACTTTGTTCTAAAATGAGATACATCGGTGCACAATTCGATGCCATGCTTACTAATAATTTATGGCTAAAAACCGCCAAACATGCGAACGCAATGGTTAAATTATTAAAAGCCGAAGTCGAAAAAATTCCTCAAATTAAAATTACACAAGAAGTTCAATCGAACGGAATATGGGCTTTAATACCTAAAAATAAAATTGAAAAACTGCAGGAAGAGTATTTTTTCTGGGTTTGGGACGAACATGCTGGAGAAGTTCGCTGGTTATGCTCATTCGATACTACTAAAGAAGATATTCTAGGTTTTGTGGATTTATTAAAACAAGAGCTATCGGCAAATTAAATTGCGCTGCAAAAAATAATTATACTAAGATCTATACAGCTTTTAATAGTTGGCTACATGCCAATTACTAAAAGCTAAAAGCATACTAAAAATGGCTCAACTATTAGAAAATTATTCTCTTAAAAAACACAATACATTTGGTATTGAGGCTAAAGCCAGATATTTCTTCGAATTCGAAAAAATAGAAGAAATTCAGAAATTTCTTAAAGAAAACAATATTACTGATACTCAATATTTAATTTTAGGAGGAGGAAGTAATCTTCTTTTTACCGAGAATTATGATGGTTTGATCCTTCATCCTAATATCAAAGGCATTGAACTTCTTGATGAAGATGAAGAGTCTGTTTTATTGCGCGTTGGCTGTAACGAAGAATGGGACGAATTTGTTGAATGGGCAGTTGAGAACGAAGTTTATGGTATCGAAAATCTTTCTTTAATTCCAGGTAAAATTGGGGCATCGCCAGTTCAAAACATTGGAGCTTACGGCGTTGAAGCAAAAGATATAATTGAAAATGTTGAAGCAATATCTATCGAAACCAAAAATGAAGTAATTTTTAGTAACAAACAATGCGAGTTTGCTTATCGAAATTCTGTATTTAAGAACGAATACAAAAATCTTTTTATTATTACCCATGTGCAATTCCGCTTAAAAAAGAAAGCTAATTTTAAAATTCATTATGGTGCTATAAAAAAAGAACTGGAAGCTTACAACGAAATTAACCTTAAAAATATTCGAGAAGTAATCATCAAAATACGTGAAAGTAAATTGCCCGATCCAAAAGAGTTGGGCAATGCAGGAAGTTTCTTTAAAAATCCTATTATTGATAAAGAAAAAGCCGATGATCTAAAATCGAAATATGAAGAGTTACCAACCTATCCAATTAATGATTTTGAAACTAAACTTGCGGCAGGATGGTTAATTGAAAAATGCAATTGGAAAGGCAAACGTATTGGCGATGCTGGCGTTCACAAAGATCAGGCATTGGTTATTGTAAATTATGGCAATGCAAAAGGTAACGAAATACTAAAACTAGCCAATGATATTCGCAAATCGGTTCTGTTTAAATTTGGAATTAAACTGGAAATGGAAGTAAATGCTATATAATACCAAATTGATATTTAAAAATTTCATGTATCACAAAATAAAAAACGCAAAGTACAATATTGTACTTTGCGTTTTTTATTCTTGTCTTGCATACTAAATAGCTATACTACTTCATTATTCCTCTTTTATTTAAGGCATTCTGATATTTTCGCGCATTACGATTATGCTCGCGAAGTGTTCTGGCAAAAACATGATAACCAGAGAAATCAGGATTTGCACAAAAATAAATATATCGGTGTTTTTCGTAATTTAATACTGCATTTAAACCCGATACCGAAGCCTGACGAATAGGCCCAGGAGGCAAACCTCTATATTTATAGGTGTTGTACGGAGAATCTATTCTCTTGTGCTTATTTAATACCCGCTTAATTGAAAAATCACCCAATGCAAACTTCAAAGTTGGATCGGCATCTAATTTTATTTTTCTATTTAATCGATTCATATAAACACCTGCCACACGCGATTTCTCATCTCTTTTTATGGTTTCCTCATCTACAATAGAAGCCAGCGTACTCACCTCAACTGGCGATAGTCCAATTTTTTCTGCTTTCTTAAGCTTATTGGCATTCCAAAATCGCGAATACTCTTCATACATTCTATCCATAAAAGATTTTGAATCGGTATTCCAATACAACTGATAGGTATTAGGAATAAACATACCAATAACAGTTTCTGGTTTAAAACCATATTTTGCAATTAGTTCTTTGTTTTTTAAACAAGCAAGTAAACTAATGGAATCCGCCTC
This genomic interval from uncultured Marinifilum sp. contains the following:
- the murB gene encoding UDP-N-acetylmuramate dehydrogenase: MAQLLENYSLKKHNTFGIEAKARYFFEFEKIEEIQKFLKENNITDTQYLILGGGSNLLFTENYDGLILHPNIKGIELLDEDEESVLLRVGCNEEWDEFVEWAVENEVYGIENLSLIPGKIGASPVQNIGAYGVEAKDIIENVEAISIETKNEVIFSNKQCEFAYRNSVFKNEYKNLFIITHVQFRLKKKANFKIHYGAIKKELEAYNEINLKNIREVIIKIRESKLPDPKELGNAGSFFKNPIIDKEKADDLKSKYEELPTYPINDFETKLAAGWLIEKCNWKGKRIGDAGVHKDQALVIVNYGNAKGNEILKLANDIRKSVLFKFGIKLEMEVNAI
- a CDS encoding low specificity L-threonine aldolase, producing the protein MNKRGFASDNFSGVLPEVMEAINEANNGHVIAYGGDNYTESAIDKFKQLFGDNIDVYFAFNGTGANVIALSSLTQSYNSIICPATAHIQVDECGAPDKFTGCKVIPIDTPNGKLTPELIKPQLHGFGFEHHSQPKVISITQCTELGTVYTPEEIKAICDLAHENNMYVHMDGARLANAVVSLDVDVKEITSNAGIDVLSFGGTKNGMMLGEAVIFFNPELSKNTRYIRKQSMQLCSKMRYIGAQFDAMLTNNLWLKTAKHANAMVKLLKAEVEKIPQIKITQEVQSNGIWALIPKNKIEKLQEEYFFWVWDEHAGEVRWLCSFDTTKEDILGFVDLLKQELSAN
- the mltG gene encoding endolytic transglycosylase MltG, with the protein product MINLLRLGNIKSKKWKVLFIGIMIILLVAGSILLNLYMKIFSSNVDLGKEQSKFIYISTRANQDSVLKIFEKNRMIRNTNSLEWVMNKKNYARHIHAGRYQIKNGMCNNDLVNLLRSGAQVPIKLTFNNTRTLEDFAGKIARQIEADSISLLACLKNKELIAKYGFKPETVIGMFIPNTYQLYWNTDSKSFMDRMYEEYSRFWNANKLKKAEKIGLSPVEVSTLASIVDEETIKRDEKSRVAGVYMNRLNRKIKLDADPTLKFALGDFSIKRVLNKHKRIDSPYNTYKYRGLPPGPIRQASVSGLNAVLNYEKHRYIYFCANPDFSGYHVFARTLREHNRNARKYQNALNKRGIMK